TACGTTTGAGCATAGATGGAGAGCCTGCAAGACTCTTCGTTAAAGCTTCTGAAAAGGGAAGAGAATTATGGCAAAGATGCTCAGATGGTAGCACTAAGCTATACCGTTTAGTGAAAGAGAGAAAAGGTTAGTATGAGCAGATTAAAAAATTTTTATACTGAAGAAATTCGCAAGAATTTGCAGGAGAAGTTTAAGTATGCAAATGTCATGCAGATTCCAGTGTTAAAGAAAATCGTAATAAGTATGGGTCTTGCTGAAGCTTCTAAAGATAAAAATCTTTTTCAGGCGCATTTAGAAGAGCTTGCTATGATTTCCGGGCAAAAACCTTTAGTAACTAGGGCAAGGAAGTCTATCGCGGGCTTCAAGCTTCGTGAAGGCCAAGGAGTTGGCGCTAAGGTTACGCTTCGCGGAGTTCGCATGTATGAATTTATGGATCGTTTCTGTAATATAGTTTCTCCTCGAATTCGAGATTTTCGAGGATTTTCTACCAAGGGCG
This genomic stretch from Chlamydia pecorum E58 harbors:
- the rplE gene encoding 50S ribosomal protein L5; its protein translation is MSRLKNFYTEEIRKNLQEKFKYANVMQIPVLKKIVISMGLAEASKDKNLFQAHLEELAMISGQKPLVTRARKSIAGFKLREGQGVGAKVTLRGVRMYEFMDRFCNIVSPRIRDFRGFSTKGDGRGCYSLGLDDQQIFPEVNLDLVKRAQGMNITWVTTAQTDVECLALLEMMGLRFKKAQ